One Euzebya sp. genomic window carries:
- a CDS encoding class E sortase: protein MRLALRALGWLLIAAGAVVALYLVYSLYWTGLETSRSQDRLMQEFEESIGGDFVAAAPTEGDDFDLETAALDPLSAEDPSVGPATAPTAAEVGDAVGVMEFRRPATGQQVVTDPVVVVEGITTEALQSGPGRYPGTAYPGQTGNFAVAGHRTTYGAPFWDLDQLEAGDEIHVTDRNGTRWVYEFAESRIVGPQDVSVIGEDPLGTGAPTLTLTTCHPRWSQTERLIVFATLSSDQVPLALAS, encoded by the coding sequence ATGCGGCTCGCACTGCGCGCACTGGGCTGGCTGCTGATCGCGGCCGGCGCGGTGGTGGCCCTGTACCTCGTCTACTCGCTGTACTGGACGGGACTCGAGACGTCCCGCTCCCAGGACCGGCTCATGCAGGAGTTCGAGGAGTCCATCGGGGGGGACTTCGTCGCGGCGGCGCCGACCGAGGGCGACGACTTCGACCTCGAGACCGCGGCACTCGACCCGCTCAGCGCGGAGGACCCCTCCGTGGGCCCCGCGACCGCGCCGACCGCCGCCGAGGTGGGGGATGCGGTCGGCGTCATGGAGTTCCGGCGTCCCGCCACCGGCCAGCAGGTCGTCACCGACCCGGTGGTCGTGGTGGAGGGCATCACCACCGAGGCGCTCCAGTCCGGGCCCGGTCGGTACCCGGGGACCGCCTACCCGGGCCAGACCGGCAACTTCGCCGTCGCCGGGCACCGCACGACCTACGGCGCGCCGTTCTGGGATCTCGACCAGCTCGAGGCCGGCGACGAGATCCACGTCACCGACCGCAACGGGACCCGCTGGGTCTACGAGTTCGCCGAGAGCCGCATCGTCGGTCCCCAGGACGTGTCGGTGATCGGCGAGGACCCCCTGGGCACCGGCGCGCCGACCCTCACCCTCACGACGTGCCACCCGCGCTGGTCCCAGACCGAGCGCCTGATCGTCTTCGCGACCCTCAGCTCGGACCAGGTCCCCCTGGCGCTCGCGTCATGA
- a CDS encoding cell division protein CrgA — protein sequence MPKSKSKRDTYTPPPKPKPPPSPTWVPVVGTGLIIAGIVVILVNYIFPGFLPGGNAWIFGGFGFMAVGLGILSQWR from the coding sequence GTGCCCAAGTCCAAGTCCAAGCGCGACACCTACACGCCGCCGCCGAAGCCGAAGCCGCCGCCCAGCCCGACCTGGGTGCCCGTGGTCGGCACCGGGCTGATCATCGCCGGGATCGTCGTGATCCTCGTGAACTACATCTTCCCGGGGTTCCTGCCCGGTGGGAACGCGTGGATCTTCGGCGGTTTCGGGTTCATGGCGGTGGGATTGGGCATCCTGAGCCAGTGGCGGTAG
- a CDS encoding glycosyl hydrolase family 18 protein codes for MGTQRKVATSAAVAAGPTPGSTVLRATALVVAVPLALLVAMLVAILGLRTPPAAGATADPAARHLRPDGHIALAWLYGGSTAEYIAQIDRADGLSVVSPTWWYLDPARPGALEIDTDAALVAHAHGRGIAVWPLFGNHIDPDLTDQVLRDPSLRAGVVDQIAAEVRRSGVDGVNVDFENLHDRTAPLLTQLVADLQAALPDRVISVDVTAMTDTWVLGNWSTAFDREGLGRVADYVMLMAYDQHNALRRDGPVAGLSWVAESTAFLLRTVPPEKVVLGLPLYARDWAEDPSAEQGIDLDATLGMEAMARRAAERGTAVAYDPAAGMDVHTYVDERGRPHRIWMEDVASLQRKTVLVATHGLAGIAAWRAGFEPPEVWTALDAQLAAVAPPGPPPATADPTTADPPTADPPTAEPTPDPPPTGPVVPQAETRPAPASEVATPTERPMAVMTTALPAPRSSAIALAAALLVLVGLGLAEVVRRRRPR; via the coding sequence GTGGGGACGCAGCGCAAGGTGGCGACGTCCGCGGCGGTGGCCGCGGGGCCGACACCCGGATCGACGGTCCTCCGGGCGACCGCCCTCGTCGTCGCGGTCCCGCTGGCGCTCCTGGTGGCGATGCTGGTGGCGATCCTGGGGCTGCGCACCCCGCCGGCTGCCGGCGCGACCGCCGACCCAGCGGCACGCCACCTGCGGCCGGACGGGCACATCGCCCTCGCGTGGCTCTACGGCGGCTCGACCGCGGAGTACATCGCCCAGATCGACCGCGCCGACGGCCTGTCCGTGGTGTCGCCGACGTGGTGGTACCTCGATCCCGCCCGCCCGGGAGCCCTGGAGATCGACACCGACGCCGCCCTGGTCGCCCACGCCCACGGCCGTGGCATCGCGGTCTGGCCGCTGTTCGGCAACCACATCGATCCCGACCTGACCGACCAGGTGCTGCGGGATCCATCCCTCCGGGCGGGCGTCGTGGACCAGATCGCCGCCGAGGTGAGGCGCAGCGGCGTGGACGGCGTCAACGTCGACTTCGAGAACCTGCACGACCGGACCGCACCGCTGCTGACCCAGCTGGTCGCCGACCTCCAGGCCGCACTGCCCGACCGCGTCATCAGCGTCGACGTCACCGCGATGACCGACACCTGGGTGCTCGGCAACTGGTCGACGGCCTTCGACCGGGAGGGGCTGGGCCGAGTAGCCGACTACGTCATGCTCATGGCCTACGACCAGCACAACGCCCTGCGGCGCGATGGTCCCGTGGCCGGCCTCTCGTGGGTCGCCGAGTCCACCGCGTTCCTGCTCAGGACCGTCCCGCCGGAGAAGGTCGTGCTCGGCCTGCCGCTGTACGCACGGGACTGGGCCGAGGACCCCTCGGCGGAGCAGGGCATCGACCTCGACGCCACCCTGGGGATGGAGGCGATGGCCCGCCGGGCGGCCGAGCGCGGCACGGCGGTCGCCTACGACCCGGCAGCCGGCATGGACGTCCACACCTACGTCGACGAGCGCGGCCGGCCCCACCGGATCTGGATGGAGGACGTCGCGAGCCTCCAGCGCAAGACCGTGCTGGTCGCCACCCACGGCCTCGCCGGCATCGCGGCGTGGCGGGCGGGGTTCGAACCGCCGGAGGTGTGGACCGCCCTCGATGCCCAGCTGGCGGCCGTGGCCCCGCCGGGCCCACCCCCTGCCACAGCGGACCCGACCACCGCGGACCCTCCCACTGCGGACCCGCCCACCGCGGAACCGACCCCGGACCCGCCGCCCACCGGACCCGTCGTCCCGCAGGCCGAGACGCGTCCAGCACCAGCGTCGGAGGTGGCCACCCCCACCGAGCGGCCCATGGCCGTCATGACCACCGCCCTGCCCGCACCGCGGTCGAGCGCGATCGCGCTCGCCGCCGCGCTCCTGGTGCTGGTCGGCCTCGGACTCGCCGAGGTGGTGCGCCGCCGGCGCCCCCGGTGA